In Enterobacter sp. 638, a single window of DNA contains:
- a CDS encoding POTRA domain-containing protein — MKHTLRYSLSGLIVLSMARADTLPSIVDPNNPAQTSPTVAAPPATPAVMPKTSIQKPESRLTPETPIQVDHIQFIGGTVYPLKELLEPFRPYAKKTVPLKTLIGLVNDITARYKADGYSLSYAWLPDNNFQQGNIKIVLVEGYVAHSDIKSNNPNIAARLQRLAAKIMQEKPLTQDTFDRYSMLMTRTPGVPVTANARLPTNIYGAAAMQITGNQPHIWDISSTVDTRKGQDLMMVNGTLSNLTSYGDQLGVATLIPLDSDTRKTYLGLNWQQFLNDEGLTLQLKGSYYREKPRDFTPLLSLPNNVTVDSRQKSTQYNGGVNFGYPLLLTQKSQFNLTGGFDYTDRQDDYDLQARIANRTFPLEPQNQHTRYPALEFGVNGAHQFTTASVSSRLVVRQGFNDLGADVVSGQNTDLNFTLSKGYLDAAWLIDEKWRLSTSWEGAWSNNNLPEPERVSFGAQRFGRGYQDGEASGDYGYGGQLEFRYLHMRKESTWLTTVQPYILTDTAQTWFNQTGFPHQQLASVAAGVMVGDNRHYSVTVEAARPVGNVPSDSSNRDWRYSLTVTWNFNNLL, encoded by the coding sequence ATGAAACACACTTTACGCTATTCGCTGTCCGGACTGATTGTGTTGAGCATGGCGCGGGCCGATACGCTGCCATCGATTGTCGATCCTAATAACCCCGCGCAAACTTCACCCACGGTGGCTGCACCACCTGCAACACCCGCGGTGATGCCTAAAACCAGCATCCAAAAACCCGAATCCAGGCTCACGCCCGAAACGCCCATTCAGGTTGACCATATCCAGTTTATTGGCGGGACGGTTTATCCCTTAAAAGAACTGCTGGAACCTTTTCGTCCCTACGCGAAAAAAACCGTGCCACTCAAAACGCTGATTGGCTTGGTTAATGACATCACGGCACGCTATAAAGCCGACGGGTATTCGCTCTCTTACGCGTGGCTGCCGGATAATAATTTCCAGCAGGGAAATATCAAAATCGTGCTGGTCGAGGGGTATGTGGCCCACAGCGATATCAAGAGTAACAACCCCAATATCGCGGCCCGTCTGCAGCGGCTGGCAGCAAAAATCATGCAGGAAAAGCCGCTCACGCAAGACACGTTTGATCGCTATAGCATGTTGATGACCCGCACGCCTGGCGTGCCCGTTACGGCCAATGCCCGCTTGCCGACCAATATTTACGGCGCGGCCGCCATGCAAATCACCGGCAATCAACCGCATATCTGGGATATCTCATCGACCGTTGATACGCGTAAAGGGCAAGACTTGATGATGGTCAATGGCACGCTCAGCAATCTGACGTCGTACGGCGATCAGCTTGGTGTTGCGACGCTAATCCCCCTGGACAGCGACACGCGCAAAACGTATCTCGGTTTGAACTGGCAACAATTTTTGAATGATGAAGGGCTGACTTTGCAGCTAAAAGGCAGCTATTACCGCGAAAAACCACGTGATTTTACCCCGCTGCTGTCTCTGCCCAATAACGTGACTGTCGATTCCAGACAAAAATCAACCCAGTACAACGGCGGGGTGAATTTTGGCTACCCGCTGCTGTTAACGCAAAAATCACAATTTAATCTGACGGGCGGTTTCGACTACACCGACAGGCAGGATGATTATGATTTGCAGGCGCGCATTGCCAACCGCACTTTCCCTCTGGAACCCCAGAACCAGCACACACGCTATCCGGCACTGGAATTCGGCGTTAACGGGGCGCATCAGTTCACCACCGCCAGCGTGAGCAGCAGACTGGTTGTCCGTCAGGGTTTTAACGATCTGGGAGCCGATGTGGTGTCGGGACAAAACACCGATCTCAACTTTACACTGTCGAAAGGGTATCTGGATGCCGCCTGGCTCATCGACGAAAAATGGCGACTGTCGACTTCATGGGAAGGCGCGTGGTCAAACAACAACTTACCGGAACCGGAACGCGTGAGTTTTGGCGCGCAGCGTTTTGGTCGGGGTTATCAGGATGGCGAAGCCAGCGGAGACTATGGCTACGGCGGACAGCTCGAATTCCGGTATCTGCACATGCGCAAAGAGAGCACCTGGCTTACCACCGTACAGCCGTATATTTTAACCGATACAGCGCAAACCTGGTTTAATCAGACCGGTTTCCCCCATCAACAATTAGCGTCTGTGGCTGCCGGGGTGATGGTGGGTGATAATCGCCACTACAGCGTCACAGTAGAAGCGGCGCGTCCGGTCGGCAACGTTCCGTCAGACAGCAGCAACCGCGACTGGCGTTACAGCCTAACGGTGACGTGGAATTTCAATAATTTACTGTAA
- the xylH gene encoding xylose ABC transporter permease XylH has product MSKSNPSDLKVSVHTPGAFSGLKALNLQVFVMIAAIIAIMLFFTWMTDGSYLSARNISNLLRQTAITGILAVGMVFVIISAEIDLSVGSMMGLLGGVAAIFDVWLGWPLPFTIVVTLVLGLLLGTWNGWWVAYRKVPSFIVTLAGMLAFRGILIGITNGTTVSPTSASMSQIGQSYLSDGLGFTFGAIGLMAFIAWQWRARMRREALGLAAPASTSVVGRQALTAVIVLGAIWLLNDYRGVPTPVLILTLLLLAGMFMATRTAFGRRIYAIGGNIEAARLSGINVERTKLAVFAINGLMVAIAGLILSSRLGAGSPSAGNIAELDAIAACVIGGTSLAGGIGSVAGAVMGAFIMASLDNGMSMMDVPTFWQYIVKGAILLLAVWMDSATKQRA; this is encoded by the coding sequence ATGTCGAAAAGCAACCCGTCTGATCTTAAAGTCTCCGTTCACACGCCCGGTGCGTTCTCGGGACTCAAGGCGCTCAATTTACAGGTTTTCGTCATGATCGCGGCCATAATCGCCATCATGCTGTTCTTCACCTGGATGACCGACGGCTCGTATTTGAGCGCGCGTAATATTTCTAACCTGCTGCGCCAGACCGCGATCACCGGCATTCTGGCAGTCGGTATGGTCTTCGTCATTATCTCTGCTGAGATTGACCTCTCGGTGGGCTCGATGATGGGATTGCTGGGTGGCGTTGCCGCCATCTTTGACGTCTGGCTAGGCTGGCCGTTACCGTTCACCATCGTCGTGACGCTTGTGCTCGGTCTTCTGCTGGGCACCTGGAACGGCTGGTGGGTCGCGTACCGAAAAGTACCGTCTTTTATCGTCACCCTCGCCGGGATGCTGGCGTTTCGCGGCATCCTGATTGGGATCACCAACGGCACGACCGTTTCCCCCACCAGCGCATCCATGTCGCAAATTGGCCAAAGCTATCTCTCTGACGGTCTTGGCTTTACGTTCGGTGCCATCGGTCTCATGGCGTTTATCGCCTGGCAATGGCGTGCGCGTATGCGCCGTGAAGCATTGGGACTCGCCGCACCCGCATCAACCTCTGTCGTCGGACGCCAGGCATTAACGGCGGTGATTGTGCTGGGCGCAATCTGGTTGCTGAATGATTACCGTGGCGTTCCAACGCCGGTGTTGATTCTGACGCTGCTGTTACTGGCAGGGATGTTTATGGCCACGCGCACGGCTTTCGGTCGCCGTATCTACGCCATCGGCGGCAACATCGAAGCGGCACGTCTGTCAGGCATTAACGTCGAACGGACTAAACTGGCGGTGTTTGCGATCAATGGCCTGATGGTGGCGATTGCTGGGCTAATTCTGAGTTCACGTTTGGGGGCCGGTTCGCCGTCTGCCGGGAACATTGCCGAACTGGACGCCATCGCAGCCTGTGTCATCGGTGGGACCAGCCTGGCAGGCGGGATCGGTAGCGTTGCCGGCGCCGTAATGGGCGCATTTATTATGGCGTCGCTGGATAACGGAATGAGTATGATGGACGTGCCGACCTTCTGGCAGTATATCGTTAAGGGCGCCATTCTGTTGCTGGCGGTCTGGATGGACTCCGCAACCAAGCAACGGGCCTGA
- the xylR gene encoding D-xylose utilization transcriptional activator XylR (D-xylose enhances binding of XylR to the xyl promoter and activates transcription.): MFEKRHRITLLFNANKAYDRQVVEGVGEYLQASQSEWDIFIEEDFRASIETIKDWLGDGVIADFDDPDIQKMLVDVDVPIVGVGGSYHSPEKYPPVHYIATDNYALVESAFLHLKEKGVHRFAFYGLPASSGKRWAMEREHAFCQIVAQEKYRGVVYQGLETAPENWQHAQNRLADWLQTLPPQTGIIAVTDARARHVLQVCDHLHIPVPEKLCVIGIDNEELTRYLSRVALSSVAQGTRQMGYQAAKLLHRLLDNETLPLQRLLVPPVRVVERRSTDYRSLNDPAVIQAMHYIRNHACKGIKVDQVLDAVGISRSNLEKRFKEEVGETIHAVIHAEKLEKARSLLVSTSLSINEISQMCGYPSLQYFYSVFKKDYDTTPKEYRERYSEVLI, encoded by the coding sequence ATGTTTGAGAAGCGTCACCGCATTACGTTGTTATTCAATGCCAACAAAGCCTATGACCGTCAGGTCGTGGAAGGCGTGGGTGAATATTTGCAGGCGTCGCAATCCGAATGGGACATCTTCATAGAAGAAGATTTTCGTGCCAGCATCGAGACGATTAAAGACTGGTTAGGCGATGGGGTTATCGCAGATTTTGATGACCCCGATATCCAAAAAATGCTTGTCGATGTCGACGTCCCCATTGTGGGCGTCGGCGGTTCTTACCACTCGCCCGAAAAATATCCCCCGGTACATTACATCGCGACCGATAACTACGCGCTGGTCGAAAGCGCGTTTTTGCATTTAAAAGAAAAAGGTGTTCACCGCTTTGCCTTTTATGGTTTGCCAGCCTCCAGCGGTAAGCGATGGGCGATGGAGCGCGAACACGCCTTTTGTCAGATTGTGGCCCAGGAAAAGTATCGTGGCGTCGTTTATCAAGGGCTCGAGACGGCACCTGAAAACTGGCAGCACGCGCAAAACCGTCTGGCCGACTGGCTGCAAACGCTGCCACCGCAAACCGGCATTATTGCGGTCACAGACGCGCGTGCGCGTCATGTACTCCAGGTGTGCGACCATTTGCACATTCCGGTTCCTGAAAAACTGTGCGTCATTGGCATCGATAACGAAGAGTTAACCCGTTATTTGTCACGCGTCGCGCTGTCATCAGTGGCGCAGGGAACGCGTCAGATGGGCTATCAGGCCGCGAAATTACTTCACCGATTGCTGGATAACGAAACCCTGCCGCTGCAGCGTCTGCTGGTGCCACCGGTCCGTGTGGTGGAACGGCGCTCCACCGATTACCGTTCTTTAAACGATCCCGCGGTGATTCAGGCGATGCACTACATCCGTAACCATGCCTGCAAGGGCATCAAAGTGGATCAGGTGTTGGATGCCGTGGGCATTTCTCGCTCGAATCTGGAGAAGCGTTTTAAAGAAGAGGTCGGGGAAACGATTCATGCGGTCATTCACGCCGAAAAACTGGAAAAAGCGCGCAGTCTGTTAGTGTCGACGTCATTGTCGATCAACGAGATTTCGCAGATGTGCGGCTACCCATCGTTACAGTATTTCTATTCGGTGTTTAAAAAAGATTATGACACCACGCCGAAAGAGTATCGGGAGCGGTACAGCGAGGTGCTGATTTAG
- a CDS encoding collagen-like triple helix repeat-containing protein — MLPNNVSRVSVIAVAVLLAFSLSACSGSGGGSHSSAKNNPTTGTDSGSGSGSGDGSTANNGGSGSNGSGSGGTGSGGGGTGGGNNGGGTGGDGGGTGNSGTSTAAINNVLSDTGKTVTSVGSTLDGLGSQLPTDNPVTSTVSTTISGVGSAVSTVGTGVTAGIGNPDNANGVGTTVKGVTTTVTSLGNTVSTVGTDLSGTTAGTPISGVTGLTGSIVNNTGQLVSNTGTGLTSAVSSPAVTQLTTDTTTVVNKTLGGVQGVTQGVGTTTGLGTPVNGLLTQVGNTVSGVGTNISTSNSGLSGVGQIVQNTGQTVTDVGGLVKPTSSTSSGTGSLSADANVTANNSGLGATVNTTLNTLTAGVTANAGTTTSQNGATANPLGGLNSLTSNLLNPKRQ, encoded by the coding sequence ATGCTACCTAATAACGTTAGCCGCGTCAGCGTTATTGCTGTCGCGGTCCTGCTCGCATTTTCTCTTTCTGCCTGCAGTGGAAGCGGCGGAGGCTCGCATTCCTCAGCAAAAAACAATCCGACTACTGGGACAGATAGCGGATCGGGGTCCGGAAGCGGGGATGGCTCAACCGCCAATAATGGCGGCTCAGGAAGCAATGGTTCCGGTAGTGGCGGAACAGGCAGCGGAGGCGGTGGAACTGGCGGTGGTAATAATGGTGGAGGCACAGGTGGCGACGGTGGCGGCACAGGAAATAGCGGCACCTCTACAGCCGCCATTAATAACGTGCTGAGCGATACCGGAAAGACCGTCACCAGCGTCGGCTCAACGCTTGACGGGCTTGGCAGCCAGCTTCCTACTGATAATCCCGTAACCTCTACCGTATCGACCACCATTAGTGGTGTCGGGAGCGCGGTATCAACGGTCGGAACGGGTGTCACAGCGGGCATCGGTAATCCGGATAATGCCAACGGGGTAGGAACGACGGTGAAAGGCGTCACCACGACCGTGACATCGCTGGGTAACACGGTTTCAACCGTCGGAACGGACCTTTCTGGTACAACTGCTGGCACGCCAATTAGCGGTGTAACCGGCCTGACAGGAAGCATTGTGAACAATACCGGGCAACTGGTGAGCAACACAGGCACCGGTTTAACCAGCGCCGTGAGTAGCCCCGCTGTGACACAGCTGACGACAGACACCACCACGGTGGTCAACAAAACGCTCGGGGGTGTTCAGGGCGTCACACAAGGCGTGGGCACCACGACCGGGCTTGGCACGCCGGTAAATGGCCTGCTGACGCAGGTGGGGAATACCGTCAGCGGCGTGGGGACCAACATCAGTACCAGTAATAGCGGGTTAAGTGGTGTCGGCCAGATTGTGCAAAACACAGGGCAAACCGTCACGGATGTCGGTGGGTTGGTGAAACCAACCTCGTCCACCAGCAGCGGTACGGGTTCACTTTCTGCGGATGCCAATGTCACGGCGAATAACTCAGGCTTGGGCGCGACGGTGAATACCACGCTCAATACGCTCACCGCCGGGGTAACAGCAAATGCAGGAACAACCACCAGTCAAAACGGCGCCACCGCCAATCCTTTGGGTGGTCTTAACTCACTCACCAGCAATCTGCTGAATCCGAAACGTCAGTAA
- the avtA gene encoding valine--pyruvate transaminase: MTFSLFGDKFTRHSGITRLMEDLNDGLRTPGAIMLGGGNPAQIPAMNEYFQDLLAEMLQNGKAADALCNYDGPQGKTELLSLLANMLRDELGWDIEPQNIALTNGSQSAFFYLFNLFAGRRADGTTRKVLFPLTPEYIGYADSGLEEDLFVSARPNIELLPEGQFKYHVDFEHLHIGEETGMICVSRPTNPTGNVITDEELMKLDALANQHGIPLVIDNAYGVPFPGIIFSEARPLWNPNIVLCMSLSKLGLPGSRCGIIIANEKIISAITNMNGIISLAPGGIGPAMMSEMIKRNDLLRLSNDVIKPFYYQRVHETIATIRRYLPEDRCLIHKPEGAIFLWLWFKDLPISTELLYQRLKKRGVLMVPGDYFFPGLDKPWPHTHQCMRMNYVPDPEKIEAGVKILAEEIEIAWSEK; the protein is encoded by the coding sequence ATGACCTTTTCACTTTTCGGCGACAAATTCACCCGCCATTCAGGCATCACCCGCCTGATGGAGGATCTCAACGACGGCCTGCGCACACCGGGCGCTATCATGCTCGGCGGCGGAAACCCGGCGCAAATCCCGGCCATGAATGAATACTTTCAGGATCTGCTGGCGGAGATGTTGCAAAACGGCAAAGCCGCTGATGCACTTTGCAATTATGACGGCCCGCAGGGGAAAACTGAGCTGCTGTCTCTTCTGGCAAACATGCTGCGCGATGAACTGGGTTGGGATATCGAACCACAGAATATTGCACTGACAAATGGCAGCCAGAGCGCATTTTTCTACTTGTTTAATCTTTTCGCAGGACGACGCGCAGACGGTACGACCCGGAAAGTGCTTTTCCCCCTGACCCCTGAATATATTGGCTATGCCGATTCCGGGCTGGAGGAGGATCTTTTTGTCTCCGCGCGTCCCAATATCGAGCTGTTGCCGGAAGGTCAGTTCAAATACCACGTCGATTTTGAACATCTGCACATTGGTGAAGAGACCGGCATGATTTGTGTGTCGCGGCCGACCAACCCAACGGGAAACGTCATCACAGACGAAGAGCTGATGAAGCTGGACGCGTTGGCGAATCAGCACGGCATTCCCCTGGTGATCGATAATGCTTATGGCGTGCCATTCCCGGGCATTATCTTTAGCGAAGCGCGGCCGCTGTGGAACCCGAATATCGTCCTTTGTATGAGCCTGTCTAAACTTGGCCTGCCGGGCAGCCGCTGCGGCATTATTATTGCCAATGAAAAAATCATCTCCGCTATTACCAACATGAACGGAATTATCAGCCTGGCACCTGGTGGTATTGGCCCGGCAATGATGAGCGAAATGATTAAGCGTAACGATCTGCTGCGCCTGTCAAATGATGTGATTAAACCGTTCTACTATCAGCGCGTTCATGAAACGATTGCGACCATTCGCCGCTATCTTCCGGAAGATCGTTGTCTTATTCATAAACCTGAAGGAGCCATTTTCCTTTGGCTATGGTTTAAAGATCTGCCGATTTCAACCGAACTGCTGTACCAGCGTCTGAAAAAACGTGGCGTGTTGATGGTGCCCGGCGATTACTTTTTCCCGGGGCTGGATAAACCGTGGCCGCACACTCACCAGTGCATGCGCATGAATTACGTTCCGGACCCAGAAAAGATCGAGGCCGGTGTTAAAATTCTTGCCGAAGAAATTGAAATCGCCTGGAGCGAAAAGTAG
- a CDS encoding alpha-amylase, which produces MKRSALALLLLPAMANAGWSSPGFSAFNAEGTGLFTGHATLAKGTRPLTLSFDNACWQPTEAIKLNEMLSLKPCEGTPPQWRLFREGEYQMRIDTRSGTPTLMITVQSVTDKPVTNVTQQCPKWDGKPLTLDVTNTFPEGSVVRDFYSKQTAMVQQGKITLQPAANSNGLLLLERAETEKTAPFSWQNATVYFVLTDRYVNGDPSNDNSYGRQKDDMQEIGTFHGGDLKGLTSKLDYLQNLGVNALWISSPLEQIHGWVGGGTKGDFPHYAYHGYYTQDWTRLDANMGQEDDLRHLVDEAHKRGIRILFDVVMNHTGYATLADMQEYQFGALYVQGDELKKTLGERWTDWKPAAGQSWHSFNDYINFSDKAGWENWWGKKWIRTDIGDYDNPGFDDLTMSLAFLPDLKTESTAPSGLPNFYRHKPDTHAKAIAGYTPRDYLTHWLSQWVRDYGIDGFRVDTAKHVEMAGWQQLKEQASAALKAWKTAHPDQKLDDAPFWMTGESWGHGVMQSDYYRHGFDAMINFDYQEQAAKAVDCLADMDLTWQQMAEKLQGYNVLSYLSSHDTRLFREGGQRAAELLLLAPGAVQIYYGDESERPFGPTGSDPLQGTRSDMNWQEVSGSQAQTVAHWQILGQFRARHPSIGEGTQTTLSLKQGYGFTRQHQTDKVMVVWAGNQ; this is translated from the coding sequence ATGAAACGCTCCGCTTTAGCCCTCTTGCTCTTACCCGCGATGGCAAACGCTGGCTGGTCATCCCCCGGTTTCTCTGCGTTTAATGCTGAAGGGACCGGACTTTTCACAGGCCATGCAACGCTCGCGAAGGGTACGCGCCCTCTTACGCTCAGTTTTGACAATGCGTGCTGGCAGCCAACCGAAGCAATAAAGCTCAACGAAATGCTCTCGCTTAAACCGTGCGAAGGAACCCCGCCGCAATGGCGCTTATTCCGCGAAGGGGAGTACCAAATGCGCATTGATACGCGCTCCGGTACACCCACGCTCATGATCACCGTGCAAAGTGTCACCGACAAACCTGTTACGAACGTCACTCAACAATGTCCTAAATGGGACGGCAAGCCCCTCACCCTCGACGTGACGAACACGTTCCCGGAAGGCTCAGTCGTACGGGACTTCTACAGCAAGCAAACCGCTATGGTTCAGCAAGGGAAAATCACCCTTCAGCCTGCCGCCAACAGCAATGGCCTTCTGTTGCTTGAGCGTGCCGAAACCGAAAAAACGGCGCCCTTTAGCTGGCAAAACGCCACCGTTTATTTCGTCCTGACGGACCGCTATGTGAACGGGGATCCGTCAAACGACAACAGCTATGGCCGCCAAAAAGACGACATGCAGGAAATTGGGACTTTCCACGGCGGCGATCTCAAAGGGCTCACCAGTAAACTGGATTATCTGCAAAATCTGGGCGTCAATGCGCTGTGGATAAGCTCGCCGCTAGAGCAAATTCATGGCTGGGTCGGCGGCGGAACCAAGGGCGATTTCCCTCATTACGCCTATCACGGCTATTACACGCAGGACTGGACCCGACTCGACGCGAACATGGGTCAGGAGGACGACTTACGCCATCTGGTCGACGAGGCACACAAGCGCGGGATACGCATTCTGTTCGATGTGGTCATGAATCACACCGGCTACGCCACGCTTGCAGATATGCAGGAGTATCAGTTCGGTGCGTTGTATGTGCAGGGTGATGAACTAAAAAAAACGCTGGGTGAGCGCTGGACCGACTGGAAGCCCGCTGCGGGGCAAAGCTGGCACAGCTTTAATGATTACATTAATTTTAGCGATAAAGCGGGATGGGAAAACTGGTGGGGTAAAAAATGGATCCGCACCGACATTGGCGATTACGACAACCCTGGTTTCGATGATCTGACCATGTCGCTGGCCTTCTTACCCGATCTCAAAACGGAATCCACTGCGCCTTCCGGCCTGCCAAATTTCTATCGGCATAAGCCGGACACGCACGCCAAAGCCATCGCCGGTTATACCCCGCGCGATTATTTAACCCATTGGCTGAGTCAATGGGTTCGCGATTACGGCATCGATGGTTTTCGTGTTGATACCGCTAAACATGTCGAAATGGCGGGCTGGCAACAGCTGAAAGAACAGGCTTCTGCGGCGCTGAAAGCGTGGAAAACAGCCCATCCGGACCAAAAGCTCGATGATGCTCCGTTCTGGATGACCGGCGAATCATGGGGCCACGGTGTCATGCAAAGCGACTATTATCGCCATGGTTTCGACGCCATGATCAATTTTGATTATCAGGAGCAGGCAGCAAAAGCGGTCGATTGTCTGGCTGATATGGACCTAACCTGGCAGCAAATGGCCGAAAAACTGCAAGGCTATAACGTGCTGAGCTATCTCTCTTCTCACGATACCCGCCTGTTCCGCGAAGGTGGCCAACGTGCAGCCGAACTGCTGCTGCTCGCGCCAGGTGCCGTACAAATATACTACGGCGACGAATCTGAACGCCCGTTCGGTCCAACCGGTTCCGATCCGCTTCAGGGAACGCGTTCTGATATGAACTGGCAAGAGGTGTCGGGCAGTCAGGCACAAACGGTCGCTCACTGGCAAATACTGGGGCAGTTCCGTGCCCGTCATCCATCGATTGGCGAAGGCACGCAAACCACGCTATCCCTGAAGCAGGGCTACGGTTTTACCCGTCAGCACCAGACCGACAAAGTGATGGTGGTGTGGGCGGGAAATCAGTAA
- a CDS encoding protein bax gives MISTPIRRFGATILMLLTVTFSGEVLAKTHTDTTSKKAHVIKTTTTSSKSKVSSKKEYSRNSVKSSSLPDLRKYPSGTPRKKAFLRTVMPYITSQNSAITADRNWLISKQYASRWSPTERTRLKEIAKRYNVSWNGNTRRVPWNSLLERVDIIPGSMVATMAAAESGWGTSKLARTNNNLFGMKCAKGRCNNAPGKVKGYSQFESVKDSVNAYVVNLNTHPAYASFRKSRAQLRKADQEVTASTMIHKLKGYSTQGQSYNNYLFAMYQDNQRLIAAHM, from the coding sequence ATGATATCGACTCCCATACGACGATTTGGGGCTACGATACTCATGTTGCTCACCGTGACTTTTTCAGGTGAGGTGCTTGCTAAAACGCACACGGATACAACGAGTAAGAAAGCCCACGTCATAAAGACGACGACAACGAGCAGTAAGAGTAAGGTTAGCAGTAAGAAAGAGTATTCTCGCAATAGTGTTAAGAGTAGTTCACTGCCTGATTTGCGAAAATACCCTTCCGGGACACCAAGAAAAAAAGCGTTTCTCCGGACGGTAATGCCTTATATTACGAGTCAAAATTCTGCGATTACCGCGGATCGTAACTGGTTGATCTCGAAACAGTACGCCAGCCGCTGGTCGCCGACCGAGCGTACGCGTCTGAAAGAGATCGCTAAACGCTACAATGTGAGCTGGAACGGGAATACACGTCGTGTACCGTGGAACTCACTGCTTGAGCGTGTAGACATTATTCCAGGTAGCATGGTGGCGACAATGGCTGCTGCGGAGAGTGGTTGGGGGACATCAAAATTGGCCCGCACCAACAATAATCTCTTCGGTATGAAGTGCGCCAAAGGCCGCTGTAACAACGCGCCAGGCAAAGTGAAAGGGTATTCGCAGTTCGAATCGGTGAAAGATTCAGTGAATGCCTACGTGGTGAATCTGAATACGCATCCGGCGTACGCTTCATTCCGTAAATCACGCGCGCAATTGCGTAAAGCAGACCAGGAAGTTACGGCGAGCACGATGATTCACAAGCTGAAAGGTTATTCCACCCAGGGACAGAGCTACAACAATTACTTGTTTGCAATGTACCAGGATAACCAGCGTTTAATCGCCGCCCATATGTAA